Below is a window of Cyanobacteriota bacterium DNA.
CAGCAATCATTCTCTACTTTAGATATATTTATTTCAAAGTACCGGGTTTTGGTCCAATGACCACACTGGATCAAGCAGTGAAGATGCCAGAGTTTTACTTAGATGGCAGAGCCTGTGTCTTTGTAGTGCCATTTAGTTTTTATCAAAATGGCATTAGTCTTGAATTAATCACAAATGGCTTTATCAAGTTTTGGGACTGCTCATACATACTGATTCTAATTATTGCTGCATTAGTTTTGTTCTATTCCATCTCTCGCAAATTCTTTAACGTCTCTAAAACAACAATCACAAGCCCAAGCTATCTTTGGTCAAGCGCGATAGCTTCTCTCTCTCTCTTTGTGATTGCGTATCTCAATCTCTTCTATCTTTATTTACCACATAGATATATTGCATACACCTTGCCTCTTGTGCCAATTTATCTAATTGGTGCATTATTGTTTAAACTAGAATCAGACTGCAGCAAACGTCCAATCATCACTTGGATTGTAGCTATTGTCATGATCCTAGCCATCGCACCTCTTTGGAGAGAGGATTTGATACATCTAAGCAAAGCTGAGCGTAAGTTACATCAATTCTTGGAAACTACACCAAAGCAATCAATGATCGCAGCCCCGCTCAAACTAGCAAGTAATATACCTGCCTTTGCTTATCGCTCGGTGATAGCAAGTAGTGAGACCAATATCCCTTTTCACCAAACCTACTATAAGGAAGTTAAAACAAGAGTCGACAATTTGGCACAGCTCTACGCAACTACAGACATCAATTATATTCGTGACTTTGTTCAGCAATACTCAATTGATTATGTCGTTATCGATACATTCCTTGAAAGCCTGTCAGAGACTAGTCCTCTTCGCAGTATCCCTGAAACAAGCCAAGCATACATAAATAAAAGATACAAAGTATTTAACGCTGCTATGATTTAGGCTAAAATAATATAGACATCCTGCAAAACCCTGTTTTGCTAGTGATGTCGACACAAAAAGGGTCGGAACAGTGCGGTGCACTAGTTCCGTTAGTAAAGATAAAGGGAACTTTCGCAGGAAGTCTAATAGAATAATGGTCACAGAACAGCGCCTAACCAAAATAACCGCAGTGGTCTCCGAAAGACAAGAAGGCATAGTCGTGCTTGAAGACATTCACGACCCGCATAATGCACAAGCGGTAATTCGATCCTGTGATTGTTTTGGTATTCAAACTATCTATATCATTTTCCAAAACGAAAAACAATTCAATCCAGAGAAGATGGGCAAACTCGCTTCAAGCTCCGCAAACAAATGGGTTGATTATAAGATTTTTGATTCCACTCAAGCTTGTTTCGACCAGCTCAAAACCGATGGCTATACGAGCTATGCAACAGTGCTTAAAGCAGAAGCTAAATCAATTTACCAAAGCAACTTTGCCAAATCAGAAGAGAAGATCGCAATTGTCTTTGGCAACGAACATGCCGGCTTGAGTCAAGAAGCAATCGAACTTAGTGATAACTTAGTTACCATCCCAATGAACGGTATGATCCAAAGCCTCAATCTGTCAGTGACAGCTGCTATATTTTTATTTGAGATCAATCGGCAAAGAAGAGTTGCAGGTTTTGACAAGTTTGGCTTGAAGGAGCAGGAGCAGCTTGTTGAAGATATGATTAGTCGCTAGATAGTCACTTCCCAGCATGCATAAAAAAAGAGCTGCCTGGATAGACAGCTCTCTGGATTTTATCGGTCTGAATTAGTAAACCTTACTCCCCCCCCCAGAAGTAGTCTTACTACATATCACCAGTGATGAGAGAATGCCCCTATCTCACCATCGGCAAAAGTGTTAGTGCAAGAGACGCGTTAGCTTGCCGCTGACTGCTCATTGCAACTGTGCTAGAACGAAGAATGAATCCTCGTACAGCAATACTGGTCTCTCTTGCAAAATCTGCGTCCCGCAATCGTGACCTAGTCGCCAAAGCCGCTTCTCTACTGCCGCTCATGGACTGACTCTTAGAAACAAAAGCGTTTTCTTTTGCTCCCAAACTTGATTGTGCAGCGGCGACATTGTCAATGGCATTATCAAGTCCTGTGATAATGTCATCAAGATTGCCTGTTACTACATCTATATTGTTTAATGCTTCCCCTAAAGCCCCGCCGCCATTACCTTCATTGATATTGCCAGCTGCATTAGCTGAAGCAGAATCAAAACTACCACTCAAATCTATGGAGTCTGTGTCGCCAGAATCAGTGCCAGTTTGAATATTAAGCGTACCGGCACTTGCATCTAATAATTTAATTCCATTAAAGCTACTGCCGCCGGAAATATCATCAATATTACTCAAACGTGAATCTATTTCACTTTGAATCGCCTGTTTTTCCACAGTGCCCAAAGTATCATTGTTTGCCTGAACGGCAAGTGAACGAATCTCCTGTAACTCAGTTTGTATAGAACCCAAACCCGCTTCTGCTGTTCGAATTAAACTAACACCATCACCTAAATTACGCTCTGCAACTTCATAACCTCTAATCGAAGAAGTCAAAGACTGAATTCGAGCTGTATTTGCAACATCATCTGCTGCTCCGTTAATCCGCAAGCCTGAAGACAATCGCTCGATTGCCTGACCTAAGGTCCGGTTAGTTTGATTATAGGCATTTCCAAAAACTGTACTAAAACTATTAAAGCTAATCCCCGTAAGCATTCATTTTCCCCCGATGTCCTCTATATACACCAAATGGGGGACAAAATAACGTCCGAAAATTAGATATTCTTAATAATTGATCTACATCTTAGTATATCGGCAATCTAAAGCAAGACTTGAATGAAATTATTTTAAGCTCGATACCCCGCCCGGGGTGGGGTATCGGTGAGGTTTGAGGAATTTACCCACAGAAATATAAAAAATCTGTTAGAATTTATATTAATTAGGACAAAGGACAGATAAGCCACGACTTATTGTTGTGCGCTGAATTAAACAAATGACGAGTGCAGCACTAGCAGCTCCGCATCATTACATGCCGGTACCAACAGCTCCAAGCCAGCCAGGATTTTTTGGTGGCGTAAAAAACGTACTCTCAAGTTTACTCAAGGATGCAACATCAGGACTAAGCAACTCTAAGGCAGTCGATAGAGCAGTTAAACTATTACACCAAGCACCAGCATTAGCATCTTCCATTAGCCCCCTCGTCCGTTCAACAACCAGTCCACTTTTAGATTTCTTTAATCTTGAACAACGCTTTTTTACAGGGTCAGTTTTTGCAAGAGAAGCACTTACCCTTAAGCATATACAAACGATATTTAAAGATATCCCTGATCTAAACATTACAACCAAACTTCTTCGTACTGAGGCTAATCGACCGCCTTTGACTCAGTTTCACATCACGCCAGCAAAAGCAATCACATCTCCTTTGACAATTCTCTCTGGAATTAGAACTTCAGCTTTATATAAATCAAATGGAGCTAAAGATTTGGTCAGACACGGCATCCCCGTTAGCATGAGCGATTACACCGGATACGGAGACACTTTTGGTCAAGCAACGGTCCACTGCAAAACGCTAATAGCTGACGCAATCAAAATGCTTAAAGCACAATTTGCAAATCATTCAGAAGTTAATCTATTAGGTCACTCTCTTGGTAGCGCAATTGGGGCAAATGCATTTGCCAAACTGAGTGCTACGAACCCCAATTTTAATAGTGGCAACTTTATTTGCGCCTCTGGCTGGAATGACTTTGATAGCGTCTGCAGTGAGCTACCACAAACAACACTAAGACCATTTGCAAATATGCTCAGAGGTTACGCTAATAAATTATTCAAAAACGAATGGGACACTGGCGCAAACCTATGTACAACAATGGACAATATAGTCAAGAATATTACTGCAAAGCCAGCACAGCCATGGACAAAATTCCGCATTATGATAGTTCACGGCATCAAAGACAAACTTGTTTCGATAAAACAAGCAAAGAAACTACAACAAACTCTAGAAGCTCACAAAGCGACATTACCGCCAAATCTACAAGATCACTTCGAAATTAGCTTTTTAACCGTCCAAGACGCTGGTCACTTCAATACCAAACAAGGTGATATAGAAATCCCATTTCCCGAAATCAGAAACGCCTTACTTGCTCAAAATCCTAGTACAGCGGCAAGTCCCGTACTTGCAAACACAAACAAAACAGCATAGACCAACAATAGACTTGTTTTGAAAGTCGGAATTATCTCCAATGGCAACACGCGCATTCCGCGCGGTTGCTACCTTTTTTTGAGCGACCTGTACATCGAAACTTTGTTTCGAAACAGGTCTAATATTCCACCAAGGTTAATAGCAGCTTAAGTAATTTCCTCAAGAAAATAGTTATATTTACCTAGACTATGGGTATGATACCTGATAGGGAACGACTCATATTGAAGACCTAGATAGCTTCTAATAATGAGAGGACTAGACATACTTCAAAACGAAGTTTTGTTAGTGGTGTCGACACAAAAAAGGTCGGAACGGTAGGAACTACGAGTTCCGTTAGTGTAAATAAACGGAACTTGCGCAGGGAGTCTAATGGATAGCTTAAATTTAACAACCAGCTTAATAGAAATAGTCGGGATTGTAATAGTAACCTGGTTAGTCTTTCAGTATGCTCCGATGATACAAAAAGCTCTGGACGCACAGCTTGGTGGAGGACATAGTAATGATGCTAATGCATCAAATCAACCCTTGTACAAGATTTTTTATAAATACCAACATGAAAGCTCTGAACAATGGATTAGATGGATACTTTCACAAAACGAAGAGACCAAAGCCAAAGCATATGAAAAATTGCAAACCTATTTAGAAAGTCCTGCACCAAAACTAGGGCTTTGTGCCAAAGATGTCATTATGGCAGTTGCCGCATTTAAGCGCCAAGATAGTTTTGATACATTAAGTAAATTTTTGGACAATGTTCGGTCTCATCTAGGGACCTTGAAAACCGTTGAACTTTTCTACTCACAACTTCTTGCTTCATTAATTCGATTAGACCTAATTAGAGGTGCCAAAATTTTAAAAGAAGAACTAGAATACTTTAGTCAAAAAAGAAATACTGCCAAAATTACTTACGACAACTTTAGAATCAAGATCATTAAGACTTATAAACAAATGGAAATACTTCCAAGAGAAACCAGAGATTGCATAATAGCAACATTGTGTAATGGCAGTTATAGCGCAGTATTTAGGAAAGAATTGATCAAAATTATTGCTGAACACAATGACAAAGATATTTCGGACTACGTATATCCCAAAGTATTAAGGTATTTTTTGCAGGATGAAGTCCCAGCAATTAATGAAGAGAGTGAAGACGTACTTGAAAACCTCTTCTATAGCTTCAAAGACTTTAGTAAAGGACACAAAGAGACCTGGGGTCTTTTACTTGAAGCTTGTTACAAAGAAAAAACTTATGAACTATACATGAATTTATTGACAGGATTAGTTGCTGACAGAACAGAAAAATTTGAAAATGAACAATTGTTAGATATTCTCAATATCAAAGAACCTGCGAAAGATGCCTTCAGAAGTGCATTACAAGAAAGGAACTATGTAACAGACGAAGAGATGACTATTTTCAGATCCAAAGTTAAAGCCGAAGACCTTGAATTTAGTTCTGATACCGTAGTCATAGAGAAATTACGTAAAACCAAATCTGTAGCCAGTTCTTTATTAGAACAATACAAGCGACTAAGGGTGATTGTGGAAAGAGATTTTTCCACTGCAAACAAATCGGAACGTAGAATATCTCATACCATCAAATTAATTACTGGTACAAGCGACAGAGAGAAGCTCTATTTATTGAGAGCTCTAGCTGCCAATGAGAATCGAAGCTTGGTATACATCGACATTGCTCGTATGATCTACAACATACCAGAACTCAATAAGTTAATTAGTACTATCAGCAATGCAAAGCCGGCTCTAGTCTACGTAGATAATCTACTACATATTTTTGAAACCAATCTTGATGAAGAAGGGCAAAACGGTCTTCGTTTATTCTTAAAAACGCTTAGAGAATTAGCAATCTTGCCTACTGTTGCATTTTTTGGTTCGATATCGACGTCTGGTCTTGATTTACAAAAAAATCTTAAACTCAAACAACTTCTTGCCAGTAGTATGAAGGGTGATTATGAACTTTCAATCAACCTCGATAATCCAACAGATGATGAAAAAGTACAAATTATTAATGATATACTCGGCAAAATTACTACTGATAAAATAGATAGAAGCTTTAAGACTACTGCAATATTACTAGCAACTGAAGGTAAATCATTCTTAGAATTTTGGTCTTACCTTTGTGATTTCTTTGAAAAAGCTTTAATGGTAAAAGGACGCATTGTTGATCCCCAATATTTATTTAGTGATCTGCCAGGTCAAGAGGATGTTAAGGAAAAAAGTCCAGAAGCACAGAGCCAAGAAGCTGCAACAAGCACAACAGAATCAACAGCAGAAGAGGCTGAGAATCAAGTAGAGACAGCAGTTTAAACAAACTTGAAGACTAGAGCTATAATAAAGAGATGGATAAACCCAAATTTATTCACAACTTGTTTAGCCGCATAGCCGGCAAATATAATCTATTGAACGATGTGATGACATTGTCTTTGCATAGACAATGGAAAAAACAAGCTGTCGCAATCGCAGCCAAGGCAATCAAACGCAAAGACGCCAAAGTATTAGATCTATGCACTGGCACTGGTGATATAGCTGAGCTATGGATAGCAAATCCAGCAGTCAAAGACGTAATCGCGGTTGACTCCTGCGCTCAGATGCTACAAGTGGGATATCAACAACTAGAACAAAAATTCAAGGGACCACCACCCAAGTTACAAATGATCGAAGCAGATGCACTCTCACTACCATTTGAAGACAATAGCTTTGATGCAGTTACAGTCGGTTTTGGTTTGCGCAATGTCAATGATTTACTCAAAGCTTGTGAGGAAATCAAAAGAGTACTTAGACCTGGCGGCATACTAGTCAGCCTTGATCTTGGTCACCCCAGTATCCCTCTGGTAGACTGGCTCTACAAAAATATTCTATTAAAAATAATCCCAATTATCGGTATGCTTTTTGCACAAGACAAAGCAGCGTATCAATATCTTTCTGATTCACTCAAGACTTGGCCTTTACAAAAAGAACTATCACAAGGACTTTATAGCCTTGGTTTCACCAGGAGTTTTACTAAGGATATAATGTTGGGGACGATAGCTATAGTAGCCGCAGAGAAGTGACATTAGTCTGCCAATGCGCTGTAATTTATTTTCGATAATTTCGACTCTGTCATATACGCACCAACAAACGCACCATTCAAGTACTGCTTGACATGACCTTTGGCAACTAAATCTCCAGCTTCATCAAATCTAAAATCGGTAATAGTCCTTACAAACCAGTAATCACCGGCGTCTTCCAATTTACTCTCTCTTTCCCAATGTAAAGAGTTGTCATAATTAAAATCTATTACTCTATTTCTAACCAAGTGCCAATCATTTGCTTGCCACTCAGGATAAAGCTTACCGTTGATATCGTTGATGCGTATCTTAGAGACAGCTGAACTACCTTCAGCAACATACTTACAATCAGACCAAGTGACTGAAGACTCGACTTCCCATTCACCAACCAGTTCAGAGCGCTGCTCGGACTTGGACGCCATCAACTGAAAAGCAATTGCTTGTGCACTTAATGGATTAAAAAATAAAACTAAGCCAATTGTACACAGCACAAGCTTGCGTCTCAAACCTAACAATAAAAGCAAAATATAAAATATCCTTTCCACGTTAAGAGATATCGGCTATTAGCGTGGCCGACTAAAGATCTAATTGTAAATCTAAAGCAATTCGAGTAGTTCTTTTGGTCTAGGTGCAGTGAGCTTAATACGCTGTTTGCTTAATGGCTGCCTAAATTCTAGGCTAATTGCATGCAAAAGATGTCTCTCAATCAGCAAACCAGAACGAAATGATTCAGCGTAAACCGAGTCACCCACAATCGGATAACCAAGGTGAGCCATATGTACCCGCAATTGATGGGTCCTACCAGTAACAGGATTCAAAGCAAGATGAGCATATTTTTTGTAGTTCTTTATCAACTGGTATTCTGTAATTGCTTTCTTGGATTTATGACTAGCTCTTTTGGCGACTTGCCAAACTTGCATGGCACCAATCTTGCGCGCCATTTCCATTTCATTTTCTATTCTGCCATTAGCTTCTAATTTCCAGTGACCATCAACAATAGCTTCATATTGTTTCTTGACTTCTTTATCTTTAAATTGACGCATCAATTCAGTCAATGATTTTTTGTCTTTTGCAAAAAGACAAAGTCCACTTGTTTGTTTATCGAGACGATGCACTGGCTCAATATAGCGATAGAGTTTTTTGAGCTCTTGAGTGAGATTAGCTTCATTAGATTTTTCGGTGGACATAATTGCGTGCCCAGCGTCTTTGTTATAAACGAGCACTTGATCATCTTGGTAAATAATTCGAGAATCTTCAATTACCAGCCTTGGCTTAGCCTTAGTCTCAATATTGCGAAACACTACCTTATCTTTAGGCTTGATTTCAACTGAGGCATAACGCTCAATCTTGCCATTAACAGTGCAAGCACCAGCTTCAAGGGCTCGTTTAATTGACCGATTAGTTAAATCATCATGTTTTTCTTTTAAATACTGTATTAATTTCATGAACTGTTTTAAAATTATAGCTACTTAACAAAGGAGTTGAGAAAATGAAACAAGAATTATTATCTAAGGATAGCCCAAATCAGGGTATAAAAGAAGAGATGACAGAAAAAGAATGGCCTGAATACACAGCAGGAGGCAAGACTTGTTATAACGCACAGACTTGTTTTTTGCTTAATCGCCAACATGGAATGCATAAGAATAAAAAGATAGACGATACTTTATTGTCTTACCTCAATACTTGCAAGCGCGAAATCACCATGGAGATTCCACTGCGTCGTGATGACGGAACCTTAATGCCAGTTAAGGCTTTTCGAGTACAACACAACAATGCCCGTGGTCCTTTCAAGGGCGGCTTGCGTTATCACCAAGATGTTGACCTTGCTGAGATTCGTAGCATGGCTAATCTAATGACCTGGAAAACTGCGCTTGTTGATATTCCATTTGGCGGTGCCAAGGGTGGTATTGCAGTCAATCCCAAAGATTTATCAGAACATGAACTTCGCAGATTAACCAAAGCTTTGGTTTCTCATCTTGGCAATAATATTGGACCGCATATTGATATTCCAGCACCTGACGTCAACACCAATCCCCAAGTGATGTCATGGATCTATGATGAGTACGCCAAGAGTCACTCAGAAACCTCTCCGCTGGCTGTCGTCACAGGCAAACCAGTAGAGCTTGGTGGTTGCGCCGCAAGGCTTGAAGCTACCGGGCGCGGTGTTGCGATAATGCTTCGCGAGTATTGCAAGCTCAATAAAATCGATCCTAAATCATTACGAGTTGCTGTTCAAGGTTTTGGTAATGTAGGTTACCATGCTGTGCGCATAATCAGTGCTGAACTAGGTTCTAAGATAGTCGGCATCAGTAATGCAATTAGTGCAATTGAAAATCAGGATGGTATTGATGTTGAAGCTGCCAAGCAGACCGAACAAGAACACGCCGATGATCTAAGCAAATTAGCCGGCTGCAAATCTATCAAACGTGATGATTTGCTTTTCGTTGACTGTGATGTTTTAATCCCAGCAGCTCTTTCAAATGCAATCACCAAAGAGGTTGCAGAGCGAACCAAGGCAACCGTCTTACTCGAGGCAGCTAATAGCCCGACTACAGCTGAAGCAAACGAGATTCTTTATAACAAAGGAGTCTTCATTGCTCCAAGTATTCTTTGTAACGCAGGTGGTGTGATTACTAGTTACTTCGAATGGACACAAAACCTACAACAGTTTTATTGGGATTATGATGTTACTGTCGCTGAGCTAGACAAGCGCATGGTCAAAGCATTTTGGGACGTCATTGAAGTTTCCGAAGAGAAGGGTATTGGAACTCGGCAGGCGGCTTACTTTATTGCTTTAGAGAAGGTTGCGGCGGCGGCTTTGTTGAGAGGGTTTTAAGAGACCAGACTTAGATTTCAAGCCAATTTTAGGTAAAGAGTCATTCTTTATAGGACACGCTGAAAAACGAAGTTTTTCTAGTCGGGTCCCTGATAAAAGGTTGTGACCGTGCAGAGCACGTGTCACATAAGGCGCGAGAAAGTCTATTTTTCAGTGTATCCTATATTGATACCAATTTGCAATCTTGGGCGTTTCACATTTGCCACAAGGCGCAATTTTGCCATAATCAACGGATACATTTTCTTCCGGCTCTGACATCTCTATCTTTGCACTGTTTGTTTCTGCAACAACTAAACCCT
It encodes the following:
- a CDS encoding flagellin: MLTGISFNSFSTVFGNAYNQTNRTLGQAIERLSSGLRINGAADDVANTARIQSLTSSIRGYEVAERNLGDGVSLIRTAEAGLGSIQTELQEIRSLAVQANNDTLGTVEKQAIQSEIDSRLSNIDDISGGSSFNGIKLLDASAGTLNIQTGTDSGDTDSIDLSGSFDSASANAAGNINEGNGGGALGEALNNIDVVTGNLDDIITGLDNAIDNVAAAQSSLGAKENAFVSKSQSMSGSREAALATRSRLRDADFARETSIAVRGFILRSSTVAMSSQRQANASLALTLLPMVR
- a CDS encoding glutamate dehydrogenase, whose protein sequence is MTEKEWPEYTAGGKTCYNAQTCFLLNRQHGMHKNKKIDDTLLSYLNTCKREITMEIPLRRDDGTLMPVKAFRVQHNNARGPFKGGLRYHQDVDLAEIRSMANLMTWKTALVDIPFGGAKGGIAVNPKDLSEHELRRLTKALVSHLGNNIGPHIDIPAPDVNTNPQVMSWIYDEYAKSHSETSPLAVVTGKPVELGGCAARLEATGRGVAIMLREYCKLNKIDPKSLRVAVQGFGNVGYHAVRIISAELGSKIVGISNAISAIENQDGIDVEAAKQTEQEHADDLSKLAGCKSIKRDDLLFVDCDVLIPAALSNAITKEVAERTKATVLLEAANSPTTAEANEILYNKGVFIAPSILCNAGGVITSYFEWTQNLQQFYWDYDVTVAELDKRMVKAFWDVIEVSEEKGIGTRQAAYFIALEKVAAAALLRGF
- a CDS encoding ubiquinone/menaquinone biosynthesis methyltransferase, with the translated sequence MDKPKFIHNLFSRIAGKYNLLNDVMTLSLHRQWKKQAVAIAAKAIKRKDAKVLDLCTGTGDIAELWIANPAVKDVIAVDSCAQMLQVGYQQLEQKFKGPPPKLQMIEADALSLPFEDNSFDAVTVGFGLRNVNDLLKACEEIKRVLRPGGILVSLDLGHPSIPLVDWLYKNILLKIIPIIGMLFAQDKAAYQYLSDSLKTWPLQKELSQGLYSLGFTRSFTKDIMLGTIAIVAAEK
- a CDS encoding alpha/beta hydrolase; this translates as MTSAALAAPHHYMPVPTAPSQPGFFGGVKNVLSSLLKDATSGLSNSKAVDRAVKLLHQAPALASSISPLVRSTTSPLLDFFNLEQRFFTGSVFAREALTLKHIQTIFKDIPDLNITTKLLRTEANRPPLTQFHITPAKAITSPLTILSGIRTSALYKSNGAKDLVRHGIPVSMSDYTGYGDTFGQATVHCKTLIADAIKMLKAQFANHSEVNLLGHSLGSAIGANAFAKLSATNPNFNSGNFICASGWNDFDSVCSELPQTTLRPFANMLRGYANKLFKNEWDTGANLCTTMDNIVKNITAKPAQPWTKFRIMIVHGIKDKLVSIKQAKKLQQTLEAHKATLPPNLQDHFEISFLTVQDAGHFNTKQGDIEIPFPEIRNALLAQNPSTAASPVLANTNKTA
- a CDS encoding RNA methyltransferase; amino-acid sequence: MVTEQRLTKITAVVSERQEGIVVLEDIHDPHNAQAVIRSCDCFGIQTIYIIFQNEKQFNPEKMGKLASSSANKWVDYKIFDSTQACFDQLKTDGYTSYATVLKAEAKSIYQSNFAKSEEKIAIVFGNEHAGLSQEAIELSDNLVTIPMNGMIQSLNLSVTAAIFLFEINRQRRVAGFDKFGLKEQEQLVEDMISR
- a CDS encoding RluA family pseudouridine synthase; translated protein: MKLIQYLKEKHDDLTNRSIKRALEAGACTVNGKIERYASVEIKPKDKVVFRNIETKAKPRLVIEDSRIIYQDDQVLVYNKDAGHAIMSTEKSNEANLTQELKKLYRYIEPVHRLDKQTSGLCLFAKDKKSLTELMRQFKDKEVKKQYEAIVDGHWKLEANGRIENEMEMARKIGAMQVWQVAKRASHKSKKAITEYQLIKNYKKYAHLALNPVTGRTHQLRVHMAHLGYPIVGDSVYAESFRSGLLIERHLLHAISLEFRQPLSKQRIKLTAPRPKELLELL